Genomic window (Candidatus Effluviviaceae Genus V sp.):
GAGATCGCCTTCGCGATGCCGACGGCAGGCGAGTACGAGCTCGTGGTGTACGACGTGGCAGGGCGGCGCGTGCGCGGCTTCCGCGGAAGCGCTTCGGCCGGGCAGAACGCCGTTCGCTGGGATGGGCGTGATGCTCGCGGGGTCCCTGTCGCGTCGGGGGTCTACTACTACCGCGTCGAGACGGCCGCCGGTACTGCGAAGAGCAGGATGGTGCTGGTGAGATAGGCCCTGGAGTGAGAGCGCATCGTGGGAGCTTCGAAGCTGCCGGAGAGGCGGGGATTCCCCCGCCTCTCTTCATCTGATATGCTGGTAGTCAAGAACGGGAACAACGAGGCGGGATCCTGGCCGGTGATGGGCAGATGGTCCGGTTGGGTCAGGTTCGTGCCGCTCCGCAGGACATCCCGGGGGAGACCATGAGAACGAGACCCTTGCTCACAACCGCCGTGATGATCGCGCTGGCGCTTCTGCCGGCGACGGCCGTCTCGAGCGTGCTCATCTCCGAGATGTGCGACCCGCATCTCAACTACCTGACCGACCGGTTCATTGAGATCTACAACACCGGTCCCGACGCCGTGGACCTCTCCGGCTGGTCGCTCGTTGCCGTCGGCAACGGAGGCGACATCTTCACGTGGGAGCTCTCCGGGACGATCCAGGCGGAGGACGCCCTCGTGGCCGGCGACCATACGACCGTCGTCCCGTTCGACGTGGACTTCGCCGACGAGGCCTGGTCGAGCAACAACAGCCTTTGGAACGGGAAGGTGGGTGACGGGGCGAAGCTCCTGAACGCGAGCGACATCGTCATCGACTACGCGGTCGTGGAAGGTACTGCTTTCGAGAACGACGACTACGTGAGGAAGTACGGGGTCGTCATGCCGTCGACCACATACGATCCGTCTGAGTGGACTGCGTTCTCCGTAGAGTACCCGACGGACGGAACACCGGGCACACACGATGCCGCCCCGCCTACGCCGGGGCCCTCAGTTGCGAACATCGTCACCGACCCGGCGGCGCCGCTTGCGGGAGAGGCCGTCGACGTCTTCGCGGACGTCACGGACACCGTGGCCATCGCAACGGTGTCGCTCTTCTGGGGGACATCGCAATTCTCGCTGCCCAACGAGATCGCCATGTCGCTCGACACGGGCGACACGTACGCGACCGACACGCCGGTTCCGGGCCAGCCGGCCGGCACCACCGTCTACTTCAGTATTCACGCCGTGAACGTCCTGCCGGGAACGACGGTGACCGACGCCGAGAGCTACTCGCTTCCGTACGTCGTCACGGTCACCGATGTACAGGGCACCGGAGCGAGCTCTCCGTACGAAGGCTACGCCGTCGTCACCCATGGCGTTGTGACCGGAAGCTACGGGACCTACTTCAGCGTGCAGGACGGGACGGGCGTGAGGTCCGGCGTCTGGGCGCAGGCGGCTTCGGCGCCCTCCGAGGGCGACTCAGTGAGCGTCCGTGGCATGGTCACGGAGAACGGGAGCGTTTTCGACGCGGGGACGACGCTCATCGAGGACGCTTCGGTGGAGGTCCTGATCGCGGGAGTGGGCGTTCCGACACCGACCCCCATCACGAGCGCCACTGCATCGACCGAGGACTACGAAGGCGTGCTCGTGACCGTCGAGGACGCGGTCTGCACGGATGCGGATATCGGATACGGGGCGTGGGAGGTCGACGACGGCAGTGGAAGTGTCGGTGTCGGCGACCTCGGATACGGCTTCGTCCCGTCGCTCGGCACCGCGTACGACGTGACCGGGCCCGTCATCTGTGGTGACGGCCGCCTGATGCTCGAACCGCGGGACGCCGCCGACGTCGTGTGGGCCGGGGACGTCGTCGCGCCGTCCATCTACCAGGTCTATGCCGGGACCGACACGACCGTCACCATCACGTTCTCCGAGCCTGTCGACGAGGAGACATGCGAGACGCCGTCGAACTACGCCATCGAGGGGCTGACGGTCCTCTCCGCGCTGCGTTCATCAGTGCAGCCGGACCAGACCGTGCTGACCGTCTCCTCGATGTCGCCCGGCGAGTACCCTCTGGTCGTGGACGGCGTCGAGGACCTCTACGCGAACGCGATGGACAGCGTGAGCTACGCGTTCGACTTCGTCGACGTGACCATTCCACCCGGCTACTACGACGCGGCCTGGGGGCTTGTCGGCGACGACCTCAGGGCCGCCCTCCACACGATCATCGACGACCACACCGTGCTCAGCTATGCGTCCTCGTGGGAGTCGTTCTACACGACCGACGACAAGCCCAACGGCAAGGTGTGGGACATGTACTCAGACGTTCCCGGAGGGACGCCGCCGTACGAATACACGTTCGGCGTCGACCAGGGGGGTGTCGGGGGCGTCGAGGGCACCGGCTACAATCGCGAGCACGCCTGGCCGTCGAGCTGGTCGGGAGGCGAGCTCCTGCCGAAGTATTCGGACCTCTTCACGATCTATCCGACGGACAACTACGTGAACAACCAGCGGGGATCGGACCCCTACGGCGAGGTCGACGCACCGATGTGGACTTCGCTGAACGGCTGCAAGCGGGGCAACTGCACCTACCCCGGCTACTCCGGCGTCGCGTTCGAGCCGATCGATGCATACAAGGGGGACTTCGCCCGCACCTACTTCTACGTCACGACCCGCTACTACACGGAGGATGCGGCCTGGTCGACCAGCCCGATGACCGACGGGGCCGACATCCTCCCGTGGGCCGTCGACATGCTGCTCGAGTGGCACGAGGAGGATCCCGTGAGCCGCAAGGAGCTCGAGCGGAACGGGACCGTGTACACGATGCAGGGCAACCGGAACCCGTTCATCGACCATCCGGAGTTTGCCGAGGCCATGTATGCGGCCGTGGGTGTCGGTGAACAGCACGCGCCGCGGCTGAGCTTCAG
Coding sequences:
- a CDS encoding T9SS type A sorting domain-containing protein, which encodes EIAFAMPTAGEYELVVYDVAGRRVRGFRGSASAGQNAVRWDGRDARGVPVASGVYYYRVETAAGTAKSRMVLVR